In Macrobrachium nipponense isolate FS-2020 chromosome 36, ASM1510439v2, whole genome shotgun sequence, a genomic segment contains:
- the LOC135203632 gene encoding TLC domain-containing protein 3A-like: MLNWIVKAAVVGGSFLGWTALFKWSGLLLKRYFYMKERDISHHHLMNICEATVCIIQSILTSVIGIVIVLSCHHDVMRATNALTSWYALVLASYFVHDTIAMYKVHICSLTNAACSFPSCVKSYIRRRTLLVAHHVVIAFILCPVLVYRDGIGDFFVGCFYCVELSGPFTNMRIVLSRFGLKESKWYVLNGIAMIVSFALCRILVFPVMYITYGNTYDLHVIDVIRRIPLHCNLGCLLVLLPQIHWLRLMILGAIKLSKGKGITEADEKID, encoded by the exons ATGCTGAACTGGATTGTAAAAGCTGCAGTAGTAGGGGGATCATTTCTAGGATGGACGGCATTATTCAAATGGAGTGGCCTTTTATTGAAACGTTACTTTTACATGAAGGAGAGAGACATATCTCATCATCACCTTATGAATATATGTGAAGCAACTGTCTGTATTATTCAG TCTATTCTAACCTCCGTGATTGGTATCGTTATTGTGCTTTCTTGTCACCATGATGTTATGCGGGCTACAAATGCTTTAACATCTTGGTATGCCTTAGTTCTGGCAAGTTACTTTGTTCATGATACCATCGCAATGTACAAG GTTCACATATGCAGTCTTACAAATGCTGCCTGTTCTTTTCCCAGCTGTGTAAAAAGTTACATCAGGAGAAGGACCTTGCTTGTGGCACACCATGTTGTCATTGCTTTCATTCTGTGTCCT GTGTTGGTGTATAGAGATGGCATTGGTGATTTCTTTGTTGGGTGCTTTTACTGCGTTGAATTGAGTGGTCCTTTTACTAACATGAGGATTGTGTTAAGTCGATTTGGATTAAAAGAATCAAA GTGGTACGTGTTGAATGGAATAGCAATGATAGTGTCGTTTGCCTTATGCCGCATCTTGGTGTTTCCCGTCATGTACATCACGTACGGTAACACATACGATCTTCACGTTATTGATGTTATCAGGAGGATTCCCCTTCATTGTAACTTGGGATGTCTTTTGGTGCTGCTTCCCCAGATCCACTGGTTAAGGCTTATGATCCTGGGGGCTATAAAGCTAAGTAAAGGGAAGGGTATCACAGAGGCCGATGAAAAGATAGACTAA